The Nerophis ophidion isolate RoL-2023_Sa linkage group LG20, RoL_Noph_v1.0, whole genome shotgun sequence genomic interval ccaccaccaccagccGCACCAGGCGCTGGAGGGCGAGCTGCTGGAGCACATCACCCCGGGCCTGGCGCTGGGCGCCATGGCCGGGCCGGACGGCTCGGTGGTGTCCACGCCGGCGCACCCGGCGCACATGGCGGGCATGAACCACATGCACCAGGCGGCGCTCAACATGGCGCACGCCCACGGCCTCTCCACGCACATCGGCATGAGCGACGTGGACGCCGACCCGCGGGACTTGGAGGCCTTCGCCGAGCGCTTCAAGCAGCGGCGCATCAAGCTGGGGGTGACCCAGGCGGACGTGGGCTCGGCGCTGGCCAGCCTGAAGATCCCCGGCGTGGGCTCGCTCAGCCAGAGCACCATCTGCCGCTTCGAGTCGCTGACGCTGTCCCACAACAACATGATCGCCCTCAAGCCCATCCTGCAGGCCTGGCTGGAGGAGGCCGAGAAGTCCCACCGGGAGAAGCTCAACAAGCCCGAGCTCTTCAACGGCGCGGAGAAGAAGCGCAAGCGCACCTCCATCGCCGCGCCGGAGAAGCGCTCGCTGGAGGCCTACTTCGCCATCCAGCCGCGGCCCTCCTCCGAGAAGATCGCCGCCATCGCCGAGAAGCTGGACCTGAAAAAGAACGTGGTCCGGGTCTGGTTTTGCAACCAGCGGCAAAAACAAAAACGCATGAAGTACTCGGCCTGCGTTTGAACGCGACCCCGCGGACTCCGGGGACGCTTTGTATCATAGCTTTCCTTTTCAAatatttcaacaacaacaaaaaatgcagaaaaaaaaaacaaccttcccccccccccccctccccctattCGCCATCATCCGTGACTTTGTGAATAATAAGAAGGGGGAAAAACCTGGAGTCTAACCTGCCAGCAAGTAAGGAGCGAACACTTTCcgacacttgtaaaaaaaaaaaaaaaaaatgttttttttttttgtatttttttccccagcCATGATTAATAATTTCACAGGAGTTAAAATAGAGCAGAAAATAGCAACTGAGAGCACTTGGTTTATTTATGAGGGGACGTTTCATCCGTGCTTAATGTGAGAGATGGAataataactattattattattattttgatgatGATGACTGCCAAATATCTCTCTGTAAATGCGTcattctacaccaggggtgtcagacTCATTTTAGATCGGCGGCCGCATGGAGAaacatctactcccaagtggtcaaatcacggcaggataactaaaaaaaaaagacaacatcagattgtttttttgtttaaaaatagaacaagctgaaaaatgtacaaatcatacatttttatttttacacctacatgctGCGGTTAGTAGTAATATATctatttttgtccttttttgaatcaattatgtgataatgttcatcaactGATTGGTGTTAGTattcaatccatcaaaataacaaaataacacaaataatacaataatacaaattacaggatgttatttatagtttgatcattttcctccacGTTTGCACTGACATCAtgagatttatttttatttattttttacatatgtagcataaccTACAAAGATACAAGTCatttctattgcgacatctagtggacacattaagaacagctgtttctttcattaaacattttttggcacatttttatacttaaacTCATCCCACAAAAAGCTGTCCACGGGCCTGATCCGACTCGcgggccgtaggtttgacacccctgttttacacACTCCGGTGTGTGTCCAAACGTGCAATTTTGTCGGCGGGGTGGGAggtgtttaaaaagaaaaaaaaaaaaaaaatgtcatttttgtatttatttcgtTGAAATGTTCCTATTGCAAAACGTTTACAATCCAGCGTGGGCCCGCAGCATCTTATGAACTATTTATTGAGTGAGGTCATGTTTACTTCATTACATATTTATTGGGATTCCCCCCTCACCCCTCCtcccctgattttttttttgtttttgttttgcctgagaaaaaaaaaatctaattgtgaaTGATAAAAATTCACacgatttttttttctctctaaagaTGTTACAATCTACTctgaccccccctccccctccagcCCCGCGCTATTTGTAtaaatattgagaaaaaaaaaaaaggagtcgtTGCTTGTTCCAAtcaccttgtttaattaagtCATGTTATTATTGGGATTTATTTTCTAATCTTCGTTAGAAAGCGAACAATGTAAATACGTCATCGATGCACATAAATATATTCGTACAGGTTTTTGCTGTATTGCTGTTTTAGCTGAGGTCTTTTTCTGTAACGTATGTTGCTTCTATTTTCCTTTTCCTTGATTCCCCCCCTcccctaaaaaaaatatattggttACGTTTTTCAGAACGTTTATCACACACATCATGTGTTTtttgcttcttcttttttttttttttttttatataaaaaaaaatctttatttaaacaATTGAACTGCAATGTGTTTCATTAAAGAACAAACTTTACCATTTAATTTATTATGTTTTTTCccgtttgttgttgttgtatttgggAAGCCCAGACATGCTAATGTGCTGTTATTTTATTTATCCATCTGTTTATTTATTAATGGCAGAGGAGGGAAAACGCTTTAGCTGTGAGATGCACAGCTTtgacaagaaaaaagaaaaaagaggaaTAACCTTATTTGGGCTTCCTATATCACTCCTACTATTAGCATACAATAATATGAATATGCAGATTTTTCTCCTTATTTGGGTCTTTCCGGCCTCTCTATTCTGCATCCGCACCACCAGGTGATTTAGGGCTGTCAGCTTATTGCAGCTTACCTGAGAGCAAATGCTAATATTCTATTAGAGCCTTAATCAGGGGCTCTACGGAGGCCCGGATGGCTCCCTGGAGCGGGGACTTGCCAGATGTCAACCCGCCAGAAAAACAGCTCGCCTGCCAAGACGTACACCCCCACCTATACTCGCATCGCTACACCCTGCAACACCACCTTTATCCTTTTAAATGCACACATTGAAGAGGAAGGGGTAAGAGAAAATGGCGGTTATCAACATTGTCGTATTGGAAGCAAACAACTCAACCCACGAATgactaaaatacatttaaaaaaaaagaaagcctaCTTAAGGGTGGGTAAAATATTACACAATTGGCCATTTTAGCACAAATGAATAGATAAATAAAGATATATGTTTTGTTTGCTTGGGAAACTGCAGTTGGGTGCCGAaaatgcggcccgggggccatttgtggtgaGCTaacttatttatccatccatccatccattttctaccgcttgtcccttttggggtcagcgatattttttttatctatttatttgtttatttcatGAATAAATGATCTTACACAACTACAAAAAAGATGCAAAAATGCTAGAAATAGGGGGGGGGGAAAAGAgaagagaaaaagctgaaatgttcatACAAGTAACAAACACAAATCTTGTATTACCCGTAAAAATAAgaagaaaaaggttaaaaaaatgaataaagataaatacatgtttttttttacctttttcatatatatatatatatatatatatatatatatatatatatataatttttttcctgCTTTTTCTTCTTATTTTTACAGATAATACAAGATTTGTGTTTGTtactcgtatatatatatatatatatatatatatatatatatatatatatatatatatatatgtatatatgttttgcgAAATACAAATTTTCACGGTCGAGTATGCAGGATTTCTGGAGGTTATAAAAACACGATTTAGTCATCTTacaaaaggataaaaaaaaaatagatataaatatgtcaaattgctgcgatgaggtggcgacttgtccagggtgtatgccgccttccgcccaattgtagctgagataggcgccagcgcccccttcgaccccaaaagggaataagcggtagaaaatggatggatatatatatatatatatatatatatatatatgtatatatatacatgtgtgtgtgttttgcgaAATACAAATTTTCACGGTCGAGTATGCGGGATTTCTGGAGGTTATAAAACCATAATTTAGTCATCTTacaaaaggataaaaaaaaaatagatataaatatttcaaattgctgcgatgaggtggtgactcgtccagggtgtacaccgccttccgcccaattgtagctgagataggcaccagcgccctccacgagccgcgaaagggacaagtggtaggaaatggatggatggat includes:
- the LOC133538611 gene encoding POU domain, class 4, transcription factor 2-like; this translates as MMMMSLSSKQPFAAMAHASLAEAKYSSLHSSASSSASSTLTSSASSSSSTPSSCSSSRHSGSSIISTSSSEAMRRACLPNPPSNIFGGLDESLLARAEALAAVDIVSQSKNHHHHHHHHPPHHSPFKPDATYHTMNTLPCTSSSSSASSVPISHPSALGGHGHGHGHHHHHHHHQPHQALEGELLEHITPGLALGAMAGPDGSVVSTPAHPAHMAGMNHMHQAALNMAHAHGLSTHIGMSDVDADPRDLEAFAERFKQRRIKLGVTQADVGSALASLKIPGVGSLSQSTICRFESLTLSHNNMIALKPILQAWLEEAEKSHREKLNKPELFNGAEKKRKRTSIAAPEKRSLEAYFAIQPRPSSEKIAAIAEKLDLKKNVVRVWFCNQRQKQKRMKYSACV